The following are encoded together in the Culex pipiens pallens isolate TS chromosome 1, TS_CPP_V2, whole genome shotgun sequence genome:
- the LOC120428459 gene encoding histamine H2 receptor, with protein MMLASKARVMEFGISDTTTVRVFVDRVNAINENLFIWTIIDGVLVVCILAGNILTILAVRYHRRLRLLISNLFVMSLAMSDIFVGLTLPYHLAFYMGNELGRLKHLCLLRFFVLIIACSVSIWNLIAIAVDRYIAICYPLHYTRIMTKKVALVILGFGWCLAIVIAIIPLIWNRWDTAMECEFDELLHPWYVAGVITPIFSLVWLCLLLVYWRIWREAAKHAKQLRAHHSQEGTSDWKSVQVVLLIMGCFTFCWLPYFVVILTQIFNFFDYNSPVLYKAVFSLAMANSMMNPVIYAWKNTNFRDAFKQLLTCRKPDQLDGPQTGTGHRSRSSRKRDSSRSNQDSGIPHSRNRPVSQDSVESIAAQVSDHEITFISTLHDSDSIQNHTIQLSVGAPGTNGPTSITTHIIKGNVIINNYNLYESYLSVRNENDGKNGTNVSNRSCSNGKHGKDSSAKSHNHCEMNEAEGFSNPSFSEDVTRL; from the exons ATGATGCTGGCAAGTAAGGCGAGAGTGATGGAATTTGGAATATCGGACACGACGACGGTGCGCGTGTTTGTGGATCGTGTGAATGCGATCAACGAGAACCTGTTCATCTGGACCATAATCGACGGTGTGCTGGTGGTGTGCATCCTCGCCGGAAACATCCTAACCATCCTGGCGGTGCGCTACCACCGGCGATTGCGACTGCTCATCTCGAACCTGTTTGTCATGTCGCTGGCCATGTCGGACATTTTCGTGGGCCTCACATTGCCCTACCATTTGGCGTTCTACATGGGAAATGAGCTGGGCCGGTTGAAGCACTTGTGTCTGCTGAGGTTTTTCGTGCTCATCATCGCGTGCAGTGTGTCGATCTGGAACTTGATCGCCATCGCAGTGGACCGATATATTGCGATTTGTTATCCACTGCATTACACGCG CATAATGACGAAGAAAGTCGCCCTGGTAATCTTGGGCTTTGGCTGGTGCCTGGCCATTGTGATCGCGATCATCCCGCTGATCTGGAACCGCTGGGACACGGCGATGGAGTGCGAATTTGACGAACTGCTGCATCCGTGGTACGTTGCCGGAGTGATTACGCCCATTTTCTCCCTGGTTTGGCTCTGCCTGCTGCTCGTCTATTGGCGAATTTGGCGCGAGGCGGCAAAACACGCCAAACAACTCCGGGCTCACCACTCCCAGGAGGGCACTTCGGACTGGAAGTCGGTTCAG GTTGTGCTGTTAATCATGGGATGCTTCACCTTTTGCTGGCTGCCGTACTTTGTCGTGATTTTGACGCAAATCTTCAACTTTTTTGACTACAACTCTCCGGTACTGTACAAAGCGGTGTTTTCCCTCGCGATGGCAAACTCAATGATGAATCCGGTGATCTACGCGTGGAAGAATACCAACTTCCGGGATGCGTTCAAGCAGCTGCTGACATGCCGCAAGCCGGATCAGCTCGATGGTCCTCAGACGGGAACGGGACATCGGAGTAGATCGTCGAGAAAGCGAGATTCCTCGCGATCGAATcaggattcgggaattcctcACAGCAGAAATCGTCCCGTTAGCCAGGACAGCGTCGAGTCGATCGCGGCTCAGGTGTCTGACCATGAGATCACGTTCATTTCGACGCTGCACGATTCTGATTCGATCCAGAACCACACGATTCAACTTTCGGTGGGAGCACCCGGCACAAACGGACCGACCAGTATTACCACGCACATAATCAAGGGAAACGTGATAATCAACAACTATAACTTGTACGAGAGTTACCTCAGTGTGAGGAATGAAAACGACGGTAAAAATGGCACTAACGTTTCCAATCGAAGTTGTTCCAATGGAAAACATGGGAAAGACAGTAGTGCAAAGAGTCACAACCACTGTGAAATGAACGAAGCTGAGGGTTTCAGTAATCCCAGCTTCTCCGAAGATGTTACGAGATTGTAG